From a single Rutidosis leptorrhynchoides isolate AG116_Rl617_1_P2 chromosome 5, CSIRO_AGI_Rlap_v1, whole genome shotgun sequence genomic region:
- the LOC139849694 gene encoding putative F-box protein At5g55150: MAQQVAQQLCRKVAKLHNIKFQKKAMRALFNSIDWSEMLPEILDMIAKKHKILYHEDYMSFAGVCKSWCSAAVRAANKDRYPNGLPSRFPCLLLLDKKQGYDRKRAYIVGLEDNNVLLVVIREGALDTTDYNWPYKTSNFKVFKFNLDSEEWTEVMDLGTKALFVGYGQSFLMEEDSRGVIKENCIYFSDDVSDLCGEGGGRDMGVYHMYSESVEQRFHGKSYSHFTIPIWIQPV; the protein is encoded by the exons ATGGCGCAACAGGTAGCCCAGCAACTGTGCAGAAAGGTTGCAAAGCTACACAACATCAAGTTCCAA AAGAAAGCTATGCGTGCCCTTTTCAATTCGATTGATTGGTCTGAGATGCTACCAGAAATActtgatatgatagccaagaagcATAAGATATTGTATCATGAAGATTACATGTCTTTCGCTGGAGTATGTAAATCGTGGTGTTCAGCTGCCGTCAGGGCTGCTAACAAGGACCGCTACCCCAATGGTCTTCCTTCCCGTTTTCCGTGTCTATTGCTTTTAGACAAAAAACAGGGCTATGATCGTAAAAG AGCATATATTGTGGGATTGGAAGACAATAATGTGTTGTTGGTGGTTATTAGGGAAGGAGCGCTTGATACGACTGACTATAACTGGCCTTACAAGACATCGAATTTCAAGGTATTCAAGTTTAATTTGGATAGTGAAGAGTGGACCGAAGTAATGGATTTAGGTACGAAAGCTTTGTTTGTTGGATATGGTCAGTCGTTTTTGATGGAGGAGGATAGTAGAGGGGTGATAAAGGAGAATTGCATATATTTTTCTGATGATGTTTCTGATTTATGCGGTGAGGGCGGAGGTAGAGATATGGGGGTGTACCATATGTATAGTGAAAGCGTTGAACAACGCTTTCACGGAAAGTCATATAGTCACTTTACCATACCAATCTGGATTCAACCTGTCTAA
- the LOC139850320 gene encoding 10 kDa chaperonin, mitochondrial-like gives MAKRLIPCLNRVLVEKIVPPSKTTAGILLPEKSSKLNSGKVVAVGPGTRDKSGNTIPVGVKEGDTVLLPEYGGTEVKLGEKQYL, from the exons ATGGCGAAACGTTTAATTCCATGTCTCAACAGAGTATTGGTTGAGAAAATTGTTCCTCCGTCTAAAACCACCGCCGGTATTCTTCTACCTGAGAAATCATCTAAG TTGAATTCTGGTAAAGTTGTTGCTGTGGGACCAGGAACTCGTGATAAATCTGGTAATACGATTCCGGTTGGTGTTAAGGAAGGTGATACCGTTTTGTTGCCGGAATATGGTGGTACTGAAGTTAAACTTGGTGAAAAACAGTACttataa